The following are from one region of the Salminus brasiliensis chromosome 14, fSalBra1.hap2, whole genome shotgun sequence genome:
- the mtcl3b gene encoding uncharacterized protein mtcl3b isoform X2 produces the protein MAALELHCGLDHGGRVWGGERVDMLDSFDSEMQEWEEQLQDMQRKIEELYKEVEARRGASETGPNSSTNTTNLDITLLPINAASDYPISGYNGPTRSHGNNREVRPVDPCSGTRTNLPVGQTRAVHYSSDYSGGAVNPHSYGFHCPESYQINGGQDVTLDILNGYLGQGSNFTPSHSNPGPPDTSSRGNQSVYCYQDGSKQWPLTGRIGCVAEFEEVENRKNKSLGEAPVRHVSWKDPVCSKESSPEKSVGKPPFKQRDGPPTPVLTRATHFTESPQQQDRKCPLVDRKCGGSPSVLRKFGAMLQENEGKTLVQDGTVTTVIPVEPPKAQNTPVCQRKFSVSRASTQPESGQEPRATAAAAAGPRHVVHSGEHWSSSYSTNPSYPHTKAPPRVETGANRKIGVQGHSGQWGSQAADVQADYRMVERILGGCANSQYQGKGHGADPGHRRDSQGPFLDAVKAEQHTTSQRSTQQVNHEPSPSPPSRSFSRPARPANQRPPSRWASHTPTAKITTPSGPMHRPPSPARKAKQPSSNLSNFNGFNLYTETVIM, from the exons TTATATAAGGAGGTGGAAGCTCGCAGGGGAGCCTCTGAGACCGGCCCCAACTCCAGTACAAACACCACCAACCTGGACATCACCTTGCTTCCCATCAACGCCGCATCTGACTACCCTATCAGCGGCTACAATGGCCCGACCAGGTCCCATGGCAACAACAGGGAGGTCCGTCCAGTTGATCCATGCAGTGGAACAAGAACCAATCTCCCGGTGGGGCAGACCAGAGCCGTTCATTACTCCAGCGATTACTCTGGCGGTGCAGttaatcctcacagctatggcTTCCACTGCCCTGAAAGCTACCAGATTAATGGAGGTCAAGATGTCACCTTAGACATTCTGAATGGGTACCTCGGGCAGGGATCTAATTTCACACCGAGCCACAGCAACCCTGGACCTCCGGACACA AGCTCCAGGGGGAATCAGAGTGTTTACTGTTATCAGGACGGTAGCAAACAGTGGCCCCTGACTGGCAG GATTGGCTGTGTGGCCGAGTTTGAAGAAGTGGAGAACAGGAAGAACAAAAGCTTAGGCGAAGCTCCAGTCCGCCACGTCAGCTGGAAAGACCCCGTCTGCTCTAAAGAGTCGTCCCCTGAGAAGTCGGTCGGTAAGCCTCCATTCAAACAGAGGGACGGCCCCCCTACCCCCGTCCTCACTCGCGCTACCCACTTCACTGAGTCGCCACAACAACAGGACAGAAAGTGCCCTTTGGTGGACAGGAAGTGCGGTGGCAGCCCGTCAGTGTTGCGCAAGTTTGGCGCCATGTTGCAGGAGAACGAGGGTAAGACCCTGGTGCAGGACGGGACGGTTACCACCGTGATCCCGGTCGAGCCCCCAAAAGCCCAGAACACTCCTGTCTGCCAGCGCAAGTTTTCTGTCAGCAGGGCGTCCACACAGCCAGAGTCCGGTCAAGAGCCTCGggcaactgctgctgctgctgctggccctAGACACGTGGTCCACAGTGGAGAACACTGGAGTTCTAGTTACAGCACCAACCCTTCATACCCTCACACAAAGGCACCCCCCCGGGTGGAGACTGGGGCGAACAGGAAAATTGGTGTTCAGGGACACTCTGGGCAGTGGGGGTCCCAGGCAGCGGACGTCCAGGCTGACTACAGGATGGTGGAAAGGATCTTGGGCGGCTGTGCAAATTCTCAGTACCAGGGAAAGGGACATGGTGCAGATCCTGGTCATAGAAGGGACAGCCAGGGTCCGTTTCTGGATGCAGTGAAGGCGGAGCAACATACCACCAGCCAGAGAAGCACACAGCAG GTCAACCACGAACCATCTCCCAGCCCTCCCTCCAGGAGTTTTTCCCGCCCTGCTCGGCCAGCAAACCAGCGACCCCCATCCAGATGGGCAAGTCACACCCCCACGGCTAAAATTACCACACCCTCTGGCCCCATGCACCGCCCGCCCAGCCCCGCCCGCAAGGCCAAGCAGCCCTCCAGCAACTTGAGCAATTTCAACGGCTTCAATCTGTACACAGAAACCGTCATCATGTGA